One Bacteroidota bacterium DNA segment encodes these proteins:
- a CDS encoding DUF4174 domain-containing protein, whose protein sequence is MAQSPGVTFDEAEQRWQHRLFYVFAPSDTLDAFVATLARLQAQHDAVAERDALVLALPHEGTALWLNIGRLSPDVGPALRERYDVDADDAALVLVGKDGTEKHRYALPVALRDVFARIDSMPMRQREMREREQ, encoded by the coding sequence ATGGCACAAAGTCCTGGCGTCACCTTTGACGAAGCCGAACAGCGCTGGCAGCACCGCCTGTTCTACGTCTTCGCGCCCAGCGACACGCTCGATGCCTTCGTCGCCACGCTGGCGCGCCTGCAGGCTCAGCACGACGCCGTTGCCGAGCGGGACGCTCTCGTCCTGGCGCTTCCGCACGAGGGGACGGCCCTGTGGCTGAACATAGGTCGCCTGAGCCCGGACGTGGGCCCGGCGCTGCGTGAGCGCTACGACGTTGATGCCGACGACGCGGCCCTCGTGCTCGTCGGGAAGGACGGCACCGAGAAGCATCGCTATGCGCTGCCGGTGGCGCTGCGGGACGTGTTTGCTCGGATCGACTCCATGCCGATGCGCCAGCGTGAGATGCGCGAGCGCGAACAGTGA
- a CDS encoding helix-turn-helix transcriptional regulator, with product MTTPVFSLASVVLAVAALHAVGLTVVLAVRSRRAHARTVLVVLSGVLALLLVDMTLRFSGIALPSPVLRALVGAFWFAVPPLFYEYVRALMRLRTRAEPTDLAHAVPFATQVLLIVTWPLVGDPEGQRMAWVSFFTIYVVQAVAYGGAVGMLVLRYVRRYRHEGAGADDDRLYRLRLYGGGFAAYAVATLVNYIAYLATGTVFAWLDYLVPLALAALVASVAYERLRASLVTLPRLALPDPRSVGAEPERTATPRPAGDLQRHANTLRRLMEDDRLYLDPTLRLADLADRLSIGERACTDVLAQAFGATFYDLVNGYRVDEAQARLRDPATAHLTVLAVGLDAGFSSKASFNRVFKARTGETPSAYRRRMAVEPGRVSGDGRSGARVRGDSVRGDSVRGDSVRGDSVRGDSVRGDSVRGDSVGGVRVGGEGARSDGLLGDGMSGDGGADPPAVTASHRAG from the coding sequence ATGACCACTCCTGTTTTCTCGCTGGCCTCCGTCGTCCTCGCCGTGGCGGCGCTCCATGCCGTCGGGCTGACCGTCGTCCTCGCGGTGCGGTCGCGGCGAGCCCACGCACGCACGGTGCTCGTGGTGCTTTCCGGCGTCCTCGCGCTGCTGCTGGTCGACATGACGCTGCGGTTCTCCGGGATCGCGCTGCCCTCGCCGGTGCTCCGGGCGCTCGTCGGCGCGTTCTGGTTCGCCGTGCCGCCGCTGTTCTACGAGTATGTCCGGGCGCTCATGCGGCTGCGCACGCGCGCCGAGCCGACGGACCTCGCCCACGCTGTTCCGTTTGCGACGCAGGTGCTGCTCATCGTGACGTGGCCGCTCGTGGGCGACCCAGAAGGTCAGCGGATGGCGTGGGTGTCGTTTTTCACGATCTATGTGGTGCAAGCCGTCGCTTACGGCGGCGCGGTGGGGATGCTCGTGCTGCGCTACGTCCGGCGCTACCGGCACGAAGGGGCCGGAGCCGACGATGACCGCCTGTACCGGCTCCGGCTCTACGGCGGCGGCTTCGCGGCGTATGCCGTGGCCACCCTGGTCAACTACATCGCCTATCTCGCGACGGGGACGGTGTTCGCGTGGCTCGACTACCTCGTCCCGCTGGCGCTGGCCGCTCTCGTGGCAAGCGTGGCCTACGAGCGGCTGCGGGCCTCGCTGGTGACGCTGCCTCGCCTGGCCTTGCCGGACCCGCGCAGTGTCGGTGCCGAGCCAGAGCGTACGGCGACACCCAGGCCCGCGGGCGACCTCCAGCGTCACGCCAACACCCTCCGGCGACTGATGGAGGACGACCGGCTCTACCTCGATCCCACCCTCCGGCTGGCGGATCTCGCGGACCGGCTCTCGATCGGCGAGCGGGCTTGCACCGACGTGCTCGCGCAGGCGTTCGGCGCGACGTTCTACGACCTCGTCAACGGCTACCGGGTGGACGAGGCCCAGGCGCGGCTGCGCGACCCGGCGACGGCCCACCTGACCGTGCTCGCCGTGGGGCTCGATGCTGGGTTCAGCAGCAAGGCCTCGTTCAACCGAGTCTTCAAGGCCCGCACGGGCGAGACGCCCTCGGCCTACCGGCGGCGCATGGCGGTGGAGCCCGGACGCGTCTCTGGCGATGGCCGCAGCGGCGCTCGTGTCAGAGGCGACAGCGTCAGAGGCGACAGCGTCAGAGGCGACAGCGTCAGGGGCGACAGCGTCAGGGGCGACAGCGTCAGGGGCGACAGCGTCAGGGGCGACAGCGTCGGGGGCGTTCGCGTTGGGGGTGAGGGCGCACGCAGCGACGGCCTTCTGGGGGACGGGATGTCGGGCGATGGTGGCGCCGACCCACCGGCCGTGACCGCGTCTCATCGCGCGGGATGA
- a CDS encoding T9SS type A sorting domain-containing protein: MLRFIPLGLLAVLAVFAPAVPTQAQTTTVETVLPAGSDIDDGLTLGPDGALYGSRFGGFPTPVGRTVTRVELPEAMTSIYADGFSRANGLTFGPDGTLYVANYNTGTISAVTPDGDTSLFGRAPGPTTVSGLLYDTARDVVVVASYDGNWVKTVDANGTFADVIDEGLNFPAGLAFDDQGRLYVADFERGKIYRIDGYPDTPSLVQIADLATDIGFLAYGGGQLFATGIDDNRVYEIALDGTVAVLAGTGTRATLDGPGDTAQFNRPNGIVATANGDTLYVSQAGDRALRRIVRTTTTSAEDTQPESGVLLLAPAPNPTSGTAHLRFALDAPTDVSLVLIDLLGRQRMTVAAGLLGVGEHARQIDTAGLASGVYVVVLRTPAGVQTKRLTVR; this comes from the coding sequence GTGCTTCGCTTCATCCCTTTAGGCCTCCTGGCCGTGCTCGCCGTCTTCGCACCCGCCGTCCCCACCCAGGCGCAAACGACCACCGTCGAAACGGTCCTGCCAGCGGGCTCCGACATCGACGACGGGCTCACGCTCGGTCCCGACGGGGCGCTCTACGGCTCCCGCTTCGGCGGCTTCCCCACGCCCGTCGGCCGCACCGTCACGCGTGTCGAGCTTCCCGAAGCCATGACGTCGATCTACGCCGACGGGTTCAGCCGCGCCAACGGCCTCACCTTTGGTCCCGATGGGACGCTCTACGTGGCCAACTACAACACGGGCACGATCAGCGCCGTCACGCCAGACGGGGATACCTCGTTGTTTGGCCGGGCGCCAGGGCCCACGACCGTCAGCGGCCTCCTCTATGACACCGCCCGCGATGTGGTCGTCGTGGCGAGCTACGATGGCAATTGGGTCAAGACGGTCGATGCCAACGGCACCTTCGCCGATGTGATCGACGAGGGGCTGAACTTCCCGGCGGGCCTCGCCTTCGACGACCAAGGGCGGCTCTACGTCGCCGACTTCGAACGCGGCAAGATCTATAGGATCGACGGCTACCCGGACACGCCTTCGCTGGTGCAGATCGCAGACCTTGCCACGGACATCGGCTTCCTGGCCTATGGCGGTGGTCAACTCTTCGCCACCGGCATCGACGACAACCGCGTCTACGAGATCGCACTCGATGGGACCGTCGCCGTGCTCGCGGGAACCGGCACGCGTGCTACGCTCGACGGGCCGGGCGATACTGCGCAGTTCAACCGCCCCAACGGCATCGTTGCGACCGCCAACGGCGACACGCTCTACGTCTCGCAGGCGGGCGACCGTGCGCTCCGCCGCATCGTCCGGACGACCACCACCAGCGCCGAGGACACGCAGCCAGAGTCCGGCGTCTTGCTCCTCGCCCCGGCCCCCAACCCCACGTCGGGGACGGCCCACCTCCGCTTTGCACTCGACGCGCCCACCGATGTGAGCCTCGTGCTCATTGACCTCCTCGGGCGGCAGCGCATGACGGTGGCTGCGGGACTGCTCGGCGTGGGCGAGCACGCCCGGCAGATCGACACGGCGGGGCTGGCGAGCGGCGTCTACGTCGTGGTGCTACGGACGCCAGCGGGCGTGCAGACGAAGCGGCTCACGGTCCGCTAG
- a CDS encoding ion transporter encodes MTSPSLAPRSAEPAHDHHGPDFESDDVAPPPGRAPWRDKIHEVIFGTHTPAGKAFDIVLIGLIALSLVAVMLESVETIRMWFHLELRAVEWFFTVVFTIEYVLRLASAYEPKRYARSFYGVIDLLAILPTYISAFVPGAQFFLIVRILRFLRVFRILKLVNYLSEADELGRALVASRRKIFVFIFVVLTLVTILGSLMYIVEGGQNGFTSIPRSMYWAVVTLTTVGYGDIAPQTTLGQFITTFIVILGYGIIAVPTGIVTTELSNVVQDRRRTAFCPACGCTDHDADAAFCKRCGTGVRTAGGVVLDGHGHVPARDGGIVDAPSIIPPSGTAPALADQAPSGP; translated from the coding sequence ATGACCTCGCCCTCGCTCGCCCCCCGCTCCGCCGAGCCCGCGCACGACCATCACGGCCCTGACTTTGAGTCAGACGACGTGGCTCCGCCTCCCGGCCGTGCACCGTGGCGCGACAAGATCCACGAGGTCATCTTCGGCACGCACACCCCGGCGGGCAAGGCGTTCGACATCGTCCTGATCGGGCTGATCGCGCTGAGCCTGGTCGCGGTGATGCTGGAGAGCGTCGAGACCATCCGCATGTGGTTTCACCTCGAGTTGCGCGCCGTCGAGTGGTTCTTCACGGTCGTCTTCACGATCGAGTACGTCCTGCGGCTCGCCTCGGCCTACGAGCCGAAGCGCTACGCGCGCAGCTTCTACGGCGTGATCGACCTGCTGGCGATCCTCCCGACCTACATCAGCGCATTCGTTCCGGGCGCGCAGTTCTTCCTCATCGTGCGGATCCTGCGCTTCCTGCGCGTCTTCCGCATTCTCAAACTCGTCAACTACCTCTCTGAAGCGGACGAACTGGGCCGCGCGCTGGTCGCAAGCCGCCGCAAGATCTTCGTGTTCATCTTCGTGGTGCTCACGCTGGTCACGATCCTCGGCTCGCTGATGTACATCGTCGAGGGCGGCCAGAACGGCTTCACGAGCATTCCGCGCAGCATGTACTGGGCCGTGGTCACGCTCACGACGGTCGGCTACGGCGACATCGCCCCGCAGACCACGCTCGGGCAGTTCATCACGACGTTCATCGTGATCCTGGGCTATGGCATCATCGCGGTGCCCACGGGCATCGTGACGACGGAGTTGTCGAACGTGGTCCAGGACAGGCGCCGGACGGCCTTTTGCCCGGCCTGCGGCTGCACCGACCACGACGCCGATGCAGCCTTCTGCAAGCGCTGCGGTACCGGGGTGCGCACCGCAGGCGGCGTAGTGCTAGACGGCCACGGACACGTCCCCGCCCGTGATGGTGGGATCGTGGACGCCCCGTCGATCATCCCGCCCTCCGGGACGGCACCCGCCCTGGCCGACCAAGCACCTAGCGGACCGTGA